Genomic DNA from Methanosarcina sp. MTP4:
TCACATGTTCCGGATTCACCATGCGGAGCAACTCCCAGTGATCTTCCTTGTATGCGTGACCCGATACGTGAACGTCGTCATAGATCCTGGCCCCCTTCATTTTGAGCTTGGTTTCAAGGGCATACCGGTTGGCCTGGGTCATTGGACTCGGGATAATGTTTGCAGAGAAAATGACACGGTCCCCGGGATCGAGGGTGTAAGGAGTATCTCCATTTGCAACCCTCACAAGAATGGAACCGGGCTCGCCCTGGTGCCCTGTGACGATCGGCAGATACTTATTTTTCCCACTCTGCATGATACGCTTGAAAGCTCTGTCAACATCTTTTCGATGTCCATAGATTTCAACATTGGATGGAAGCTTAAGGTAACCAACGTCCCTGGCAGCTGTTACATAGCGCTCCATGGAACGTCCCATAAGTACAGGGATCCGGCCCATTTCTTCTGCTGCCTCGATGATCGCCTTGAGCCTGGCAATGTGAGAAGCAAAGGTTGTGATAATCATCCCTACATCCGCCTCCTCGGTCCCGAACAGCACGTCCCTGACCATGTCCTTTGCGATCTGTTCGGAAGGAGTCTTCCCGGAGCGTCCGGCATTCGTGCTCTCAGCAATCATTGCGATAACCCCTTCCTTTCCGAGGGATTTCAGGCGCTCAAAGTCCGGAGCCTCTCCCATGGTAGGAGTCCGGTCCAGTTTGAAATCGCAGGCATAAAGGATTGCCCCTGCCGGAGTGTGGATGGCTGCAAGGACACAGTCTATGATACTGTGCTGGACCCGGATGAATTCGATATCGATGTCTTCCGTGACCTTATAGGTGCCTCCTGCTTTCAGGGGGATCACCCTGTTGCAGACCTCAAACTTCCTTTCGGACTCAATCTGC
This window encodes:
- a CDS encoding RNase J family beta-CASP ribonuclease, whose product is MTEIGIVAVGGYNEMGRNMTAIIVGEDIIILDMGLRLDRVQIHEDVEIDKMHSLELIEMGAIPDDTIMKEINGTVRAIVCTHGHLDHVGAISKLAHRYKAPIIATPYTTLIIKQQIESERKFEVCNRVIPLKAGGTYKVTEDIDIEFIRVQHSIIDCVLAAIHTPAGAILYACDFKLDRTPTMGEAPDFERLKSLGKEGVIAMIAESTNAGRSGKTPSEQIAKDMVRDVLFGTEEADVGMIITTFASHIARLKAIIEAAEEMGRIPVLMGRSMERYVTAARDVGYLKLPSNVEIYGHRKDVDRAFKRIMQSGKNKYLPIVTGHQGEPGSILVRVANGDTPYTLDPGDRVIFSANIIPSPMTQANRYALETKLKMKGARIYDDVHVSGHAYKEDHWELLRMVNPEHVIPAHGNMDMHGHYIEMAEDAGYVLGDTVHLLRNGEVLYIEE